CCGCGGCCGCCCTGGGTAACCTTCAATCCAAGGAATCAGCCCCCCGATTAATCAGCTTGCTGGACGACCGGCATCATTTTGTCCGGGAAAGCTCGGTCTTTGCCCTGGGCGCTATCGGCGCCAGGGAATCCATTCCGAAATTGATGAGCCTGCTGGATACCGAGGACTACTACCTCATCCGGCGCAACACGGTCGAGACACTGGGAAAACTCAAGGCCACCGAAGCAAAAGCCAAGATAATCACGCTGTTGCAGGACCGGGATTTGGGCGTGACTTACAAAGCCATTACCGCCCTGGGTAAAATCAATGCCCGGGAAACCATCCCGGAGATGATGAAGTTACTGACCAATCCTGATATGAATCTCCGCCGGCTGGCTATCGGCGCCCTGGCCGACCTGGGCGCCCAAGAAGCCATACCGGTCATCAAAAAACTGCTCCGGGACGAAAACGAACCGGTGCGCCAGGCCGCCGAGAAAGCCCTCAAACAACTCGGCCTAGACCGCGAATAGCGTGACTCCGCGCTTTACTCGCATCTGGCATC
The genomic region above belongs to Planctomycetota bacterium and contains:
- a CDS encoding HEAT repeat domain-containing protein, translated to MNHKDKSASAALILLWLIALLAGVSVPYAWLEFRSSQWLGIYDRWGRMNDKEYVRLTLRQFRDGKDKSGIPVLIKLLNEQDYEIRYRAIDALIALGAKEAAPRLIRMLTDPSNAVRYKTISALGALNAQQSIPALLTALTDDDPMIRGASAAALGNLQSKESAPRLISLLDDRHHFVRESSVFALGAIGARESIPKLMSLLDTEDYYLIRRNTVETLGKLKATEAKAKIITLLQDRDLGVTYKAITALGKINARETIPEMMKLLTNPDMNLRRLAIGALADLGAQEAIPVIKKLLRDENEPVRQAAEKALKQLGLDRE